Proteins from a single region of Flavobacterium sp. YJ01:
- a CDS encoding response regulator: MKTPSILLIEDDELDTISVERSLKKLEISYVLHSAYNGLEALQMLRSPENPLQPDVILLDINMPRMNGIEFLKILRSDENLKKLKVFIMTTSSESSDRINAEKLGISGYIIKPLNYTDNTKRPDSMDAFVQFHLRKILLEENI; this comes from the coding sequence ATGAAAACACCAAGTATTTTACTTATTGAAGACGATGAACTGGATACTATATCTGTCGAACGTTCTCTGAAAAAATTAGAAATCAGCTACGTGCTGCATTCCGCCTATAACGGACTGGAAGCGCTGCAGATGCTCCGCAGCCCTGAAAATCCGCTGCAGCCCGATGTAATCCTGCTGGACATCAATATGCCCAGAATGAACGGGATAGAATTTCTTAAAATCCTGCGCTCGGATGAAAACTTAAAAAAATTAAAAGTTTTTATAATGACTACTTCTTCTGAGAGCAGCGACCGCATTAATGCTGAGAAGCTCGGCATATCAGGCTATATCATAAAACCGCTTAATTACACTGATAATACCAAAAGACCCGATTCCATGGATGCCTTTGTACAGTTCCATCTGAGAAAAATACTGCTCGAGGAAAACATCTAG
- a CDS encoding ATP-binding protein, which produces MKLSTQILLAFSLILLLSVADSYTNYRLSLKVRLNSEFLSKSENVIRNSNKTHRAILEMQSAVRGFLLTSDRTFLVPYYSGLHKVPRFIKEQHKLVDGNKMQRQILDSISELHDQWLLYTNELIKARLENPEHYLLLLDSKLRKHVGKKINDSITAKFKRFDKIEYRTRKHHSEMLLHSLRRTRTYSLIFLSLTIFAGICSTAYIVIMITNRINSMVRLADTISKGRFTMVQDSKNDELSHLASSLNIMSSTLQKNIQELENKNAELNKFAYVVSHDLKAPLRGIYNVITWIEEDLSDEVSPALRNYLNIIPQRTKRMEALINGLLEYARINQKTASELVDTNVMVNEITQSIVPRNFTLKTGELPEIYTERLKLEQVFSNLISNAVKYSRPDSGYIEISCIETDHVYEFSVTDHGIGIDPEYHEKIFEIFQTLREKNEMESTGVGLAIVKKIIDELGESIKVQSKLGEGTTFTFTWRNNARK; this is translated from the coding sequence ATGAAATTATCGACACAAATACTGCTGGCTTTTTCTCTGATCCTGCTGCTTTCTGTTGCAGATTCCTATACCAATTACCGCTTATCGCTTAAGGTGCGCCTGAACTCAGAGTTTCTTTCAAAATCAGAAAATGTAATACGAAATTCAAATAAAACCCACAGGGCGATTCTTGAAATGCAGAGCGCAGTCCGGGGCTTTCTTCTTACAAGTGACCGTACTTTTCTGGTGCCGTATTACAGCGGGCTTCATAAAGTGCCCAGATTTATTAAAGAGCAGCACAAACTTGTTGATGGCAACAAAATGCAGCGCCAGATTTTAGATTCCATTTCAGAACTTCATGACCAGTGGCTTCTTTATACGAATGAACTGATAAAAGCCAGGCTGGAGAATCCTGAACACTACCTGTTGCTGCTGGATAGCAAACTCCGCAAACATGTCGGCAAAAAAATTAATGATTCCATAACGGCAAAATTTAAAAGATTTGACAAGATAGAATACAGAACCCGCAAGCATCACAGCGAAATGCTGCTGCACTCACTGAGAAGGACCAGAACGTATTCCCTTATTTTTCTTTCACTGACTATCTTTGCCGGTATCTGCAGCACAGCCTACATTGTCATTATGATCACCAACCGCATCAATTCGATGGTCCGGCTGGCTGATACCATTTCCAAAGGGCGTTTCACCATGGTGCAAGATTCAAAAAATGACGAGCTCAGCCATCTGGCATCCTCTCTGAATATTATGTCGAGCACGCTTCAGAAGAACATCCAGGAACTCGAAAATAAAAATGCTGAACTCAATAAATTTGCCTATGTGGTTTCGCATGATCTCAAAGCGCCGCTTAGAGGCATTTACAATGTTATTACCTGGATAGAGGAAGATCTCTCCGATGAAGTCTCTCCTGCCCTCCGCAATTACCTCAATATCATACCGCAGCGGACCAAACGCATGGAAGCTCTCATTAACGGGCTGCTGGAATATGCCAGAATCAATCAGAAAACAGCTTCTGAACTGGTAGATACCAATGTGATGGTGAATGAAATTACGCAGTCGATCGTACCGCGGAATTTTACGCTTAAAACTGGCGAGCTCCCTGAAATTTATACCGAGCGCCTCAAGCTGGAACAGGTTTTTTCCAATTTAATCAGCAATGCCGTAAAATATTCCAGACCAGATTCCGGTTATATAGAAATCAGCTGCATCGAAACAGATCATGTTTACGAGTTTTCCGTAACAGACCATGGCATAGGGATCGATCCTGAGTACCACGAAAAAATATTTGAAATATTCCAGACCCTGCGCGAAAAAAATGAAATGGAGAGCACGGGTGTCGGACTGGCCATAGTCAAAAAGATAATTGACGAACTGGGAGAAAGCATAAAAGTACAATCCAAACTTGGAGAAGGAACCACATTCACCTTCACCTGGAGAAATAATGCAAGAAAATGA
- a CDS encoding HAMP domain-containing protein has translation MKKTKHTREKSSDDMLLVLPVVTDEKKSRQNAKNKPEESILTDAEFLKILMKVKNGNFSQRFQTDQNGIQRSICDTLNEIIDLNERMVFEFQKVGKSIGKQGKLTNRVVLDGARGSWSSCVDSVNTLISDLVHPTIEIAHVITSVAKGNLSQEMPLSIEGNPLQGEFLRIAKEVNGMVKQLNLFSMEVTRVAREVGTDGKLGGQAKVRGVGGVWKDLTDSVNKMASNLTGQVRNIADVTTAVAKGDLSKKITVDVKGEILELKNTINTMVDQLNSFSSEVTRVAREVGTEGKLGGQAQVKGVGGTWKDLTDSVNQMASNLTGQVRNIADVTTAVARGDLSKKITVDVKGEILELKDTINTMVDQLNSFSSEVTRVSREVGSEGKLGGQAKVRGVGGVWKDLTDSVNQMASNLTGQVRNIAEVTTAVAKGDLSKKITVNVEGEILELKNTINTMVDQLNSFGSEVTRVAREVGSEGKLGGQAKVKGVGGTWKDLTDSVNQMASNLTGQVRNIAEVTTAVANGDLSKKITAVAEGEILELKKTINTMVDQLNSFSSEVTRVALEVGTEGKLGGQAKVKGVGGTWKDLTDSVNQMASNLTGQVRNIAEVTTAVAKGDLSRQITVDTKGEILELKNTINTMVGQLNSFASEVTRVAREVGTEGKLGGQAQVEGVGGTWKDLTDSVNQMASNLTGQVRNIAEVTTAVAKGDLSLQITVDVKGEILELKNTINTMVDQLRGFASEVTRVSREVGTEGKLGGQANVPGVAGTWKDLTDSVNQMAGNLTAQVRNIADVAIAVANGDMSRKITVDVRGEILQLKETLNTMVDQLREFASEVTRVAREVGTEGKLGGQANVPGVAGTWKDLTDSVNQMAGNLTTQVRNIAEVTIAVANGDMSKKITADVRGEILQLKETVNTMVDQLRAFASEVTRVAREVGTDGKLGGQAFVPGVAGTWKDLTDSVNQMASNLTGQVRNIADVTKAVANGDLSKQITVDVKGEILDLKNTFNTMVEQLNSFASEVTRVAREVGTEGKLGGQSEVKGVAGTWKDLTDSVNVMASNLTGQVRGIAKVVTSVAKGNLKQKLSIDAKGEVAQLTDTINEMIDTLATFSDQVTTVAREVGAEGKLGGQANVPGASGTWKNLTENVNQLAANLTTQVRAISEVASAVTQGDLTRTIGVEAKGEVEALKDTINQMIYNLKATTLRNQEQDWLKSNLAKFTQMLQGQKELKAVTTKILSELAAVVTAQHGLFYILEEGEEFMDSKLNLIASYAYIKRKNSLTQYGMGEGLIGQVAVEKERIILSNVPKDYIKINSGLGDAGPKDVIILPVLFEGRLKAVIELASLDTFSQIHLDFLEGLTESIGIVINTIESNSRTEELLVQSQSLASELKSQQEVLKNTNEELEEKAILLANQKEEVELKNQEVEVARKALEEKADQLTLTSKYKSEFLANMSHELRTPLNSLQILANELIANRDGNLSEKQIQFAKTINACGDDLIQLINDILDLSKIESGYISVDYNPIRFDEISRFVQSTFNPISQAKHLNFEIIMDEKLPEVMETDSQRLNQILKNLLSNSFKFTEKGSVKLNIYKADRSWKTKSSSLENAEAVVAFEITDTGIGISKEKQNIIFEAFQQAEGSTSRKYGGTGLGLSISRGLSDLLGGSIELESDTNTGSKFTLFLPLKFVHIPEIEDITVNEETNVIHAGKSRLKSLPSSSFKTPDAELYFTDEIGDDRTDIQPGDKVVLIAEDNETFARILLEKSREHKIKAVVTARGNDVVDYIQHFQPQAVMMDLNMPDASGWKILDRLKTDFNLRHIPVYIISGEDEKNKGLKRGAKNFLVKPVTNDALESLFQDIAKDKSDRKKQLLIVDDNPEELQRITAALQGEDLTISSALTAEQAAQQLKKKSFDCIILDLKLPDADGMDLISDLENNITGQQSAIIIHSAGDPDKKQRGRLSRFAHSIITKSSSSMDELADQTALFMHRVHKNLPEQMKQRIETFYLKEDVLPGKKVLLVDDDVRNLFAMTTALERFGLEVISAESGHEAIEILNQDNAADIVLMDIMMPELDGYETMKIIRKDGRHKDLTIIAVTAKAMKGDRQRCIESGASDYITKPVNVEQLSSLMRAWLK, from the coding sequence ATGAAAAAGACAAAACACACCAGAGAAAAATCAAGTGACGACATGCTTCTTGTTCTGCCTGTTGTAACGGATGAAAAAAAATCCCGCCAAAATGCAAAAAATAAGCCTGAAGAATCCATTCTGACTGATGCAGAGTTTTTAAAAATCCTGATGAAAGTCAAAAACGGTAATTTCTCCCAGCGCTTCCAAACCGACCAGAATGGCATACAAAGATCCATCTGCGATACGCTGAATGAAATAATAGACCTTAACGAAAGAATGGTTTTTGAATTTCAGAAGGTCGGAAAAAGCATAGGTAAACAGGGAAAACTGACCAACCGTGTTGTTCTGGACGGCGCAAGAGGCTCTTGGAGCTCCTGCGTGGATTCGGTTAACACTCTGATTTCTGATCTGGTGCATCCGACTATTGAAATAGCCCATGTAATCACCTCAGTGGCGAAAGGGAATTTATCTCAGGAGATGCCATTATCCATTGAAGGCAACCCCCTTCAGGGAGAATTCCTCAGAATTGCCAAAGAGGTGAACGGAATGGTGAAACAGCTGAACCTTTTCTCCATGGAGGTTACCCGTGTGGCGCGTGAGGTAGGAACCGACGGAAAACTGGGAGGACAGGCAAAAGTTAGAGGTGTTGGAGGCGTATGGAAAGATCTTACGGATTCTGTAAATAAAATGGCCAGCAACTTAACCGGCCAGGTGCGTAATATTGCCGATGTGACAACAGCGGTGGCAAAAGGTGATTTATCAAAAAAAATTACCGTTGACGTAAAAGGAGAAATTTTAGAATTGAAAAATACCATCAATACGATGGTGGACCAGCTGAATTCCTTTTCTTCTGAGGTAACCCGTGTGGCGCGTGAGGTGGGAACTGAAGGAAAGCTCGGCGGACAGGCGCAGGTAAAAGGGGTCGGCGGAACCTGGAAAGATTTAACGGATTCGGTAAACCAGATGGCATCAAATCTTACCGGACAGGTGCGTAATATCGCCGATGTAACAACCGCTGTAGCAAGAGGAGATTTATCCAAAAAAATTACCGTTGACGTAAAAGGAGAAATATTAGAGCTGAAAGATACCATTAATACCATGGTGGATCAGCTGAACTCCTTCTCTTCTGAGGTAACCCGTGTATCACGTGAAGTAGGTTCTGAAGGAAAACTGGGAGGCCAGGCAAAAGTACGAGGTGTGGGCGGGGTTTGGAAAGATTTGACCGATTCTGTAAACCAGATGGCCTCCAACTTAACCGGCCAGGTACGTAATATTGCAGAGGTGACAACAGCCGTAGCAAAAGGGGATTTATCTAAAAAAATTACCGTAAACGTTGAGGGAGAAATTCTTGAACTGAAAAATACCATCAATACCATGGTGGATCAGCTGAACTCATTCGGTTCTGAGGTTACCCGTGTGGCGCGTGAGGTAGGCTCTGAAGGAAAACTCGGAGGCCAGGCAAAAGTAAAAGGTGTCGGCGGGACCTGGAAAGATTTAACCGATTCCGTAAACCAGATGGCGTCGAACTTAACCGGACAGGTTCGTAATATTGCCGAGGTAACCACAGCCGTAGCAAATGGTGACCTCTCTAAAAAAATTACGGCTGTAGCCGAAGGGGAAATCCTCGAATTAAAGAAAACCATCAATACTATGGTGGACCAGCTGAACTCCTTCTCTTCCGAGGTTACGCGTGTGGCACTTGAGGTGGGAACCGAAGGAAAACTGGGAGGTCAGGCAAAAGTAAAAGGTGTCGGCGGAACCTGGAAAGATTTGACGGATTCAGTGAACCAGATGGCATCGAATCTTACCGGACAGGTGCGTAACATTGCCGAGGTAACAACTGCCGTAGCAAAAGGCGATTTGTCCCGCCAGATTACGGTTGATACCAAAGGAGAAATCTTAGAGCTGAAAAATACCATTAATACCATGGTGGGCCAGCTGAACTCTTTTGCCTCTGAGGTAACGCGTGTGGCGCGTGAGGTTGGTACCGAAGGAAAACTCGGAGGACAGGCTCAGGTGGAAGGTGTCGGCGGTACCTGGAAAGATTTAACGGACTCGGTAAACCAGATGGCATCGAACTTAACCGGACAGGTGCGTAATATAGCCGAAGTAACAACAGCCGTAGCAAAAGGAGATTTATCACTGCAGATCACCGTTGACGTAAAAGGAGAGATATTAGAGCTTAAAAATACAATCAATACCATGGTGGATCAGCTTCGAGGCTTTGCTTCGGAGGTAACAAGGGTTTCGAGAGAAGTAGGAACGGAAGGAAAACTGGGAGGTCAGGCCAACGTGCCGGGAGTTGCAGGAACCTGGAAAGATTTAACAGATTCGGTTAATCAGATGGCAGGAAACCTTACCGCTCAAGTACGTAATATTGCCGATGTGGCGATTGCCGTTGCCAACGGAGATATGTCCCGAAAAATTACTGTTGACGTGCGCGGAGAAATCCTGCAGCTGAAAGAAACCTTAAACACGATGGTGGACCAGCTCCGAGAGTTTGCTTCTGAGGTAACCCGTGTGGCGCGTGAAGTGGGTACAGAAGGAAAACTGGGAGGACAGGCCAACGTGCCGGGTGTTGCGGGAACCTGGAAGGATTTAACAGATTCTGTGAACCAGATGGCGGGTAACTTAACCACTCAGGTGCGTAATATTGCCGAGGTTACCATTGCCGTTGCCAATGGGGATATGTCCAAAAAAATTACGGCCGACGTACGCGGAGAGATTCTGCAGTTAAAAGAAACCGTCAATACGATGGTGGACCAGCTCCGTGCCTTTGCCTCTGAGGTAACCCGTGTGGCGCGTGAAGTGGGTACCGACGGAAAACTGGGCGGACAGGCATTTGTGCCCGGCGTAGCCGGAACCTGGAAAGATTTAACGGATTCCGTGAATCAGATGGCATCCAATCTTACAGGCCAGGTGCGTAATATTGCCGATGTAACCAAAGCCGTGGCAAATGGTGACCTTTCCAAACAGATTACCGTTGACGTAAAAGGAGAAATTCTGGATCTGAAAAACACTTTCAACACGATGGTGGAACAGTTAAATTCATTTGCTTCCGAGGTAACGCGTGTTGCCCGTGAAGTGGGCACGGAAGGAAAACTCGGCGGACAGTCTGAAGTAAAAGGGGTTGCCGGAACCTGGAAAGATTTAACGGATTCGGTGAATGTAATGGCATCGAATCTAACGGGTCAGGTAAGAGGAATCGCCAAGGTCGTAACATCGGTAGCAAAAGGAAACTTAAAGCAGAAATTATCCATTGATGCAAAAGGAGAAGTTGCACAGCTAACAGATACTATCAACGAAATGATTGATACCCTTGCCACCTTCTCCGATCAGGTGACAACAGTTGCCCGCGAGGTTGGTGCCGAAGGAAAACTCGGAGGCCAGGCGAACGTTCCGGGAGCTTCAGGAACGTGGAAAAACTTAACGGAAAATGTAAACCAGCTGGCAGCGAATCTTACCACGCAGGTGCGTGCTATTTCTGAGGTGGCCTCAGCGGTAACGCAGGGGGATTTAACCAGAACGATCGGTGTGGAGGCAAAAGGAGAAGTGGAAGCGCTAAAGGACACCATTAACCAGATGATTTACAACCTGAAGGCCACTACCCTTCGAAATCAGGAACAGGACTGGCTAAAATCCAATTTAGCCAAATTCACCCAGATGCTTCAGGGGCAGAAAGAGCTGAAAGCCGTTACCACGAAAATCCTTTCCGAGCTTGCAGCAGTTGTAACCGCGCAGCACGGCCTATTTTATATTTTGGAAGAAGGGGAAGAATTCATGGATTCCAAGCTGAACCTGATTGCTTCCTACGCCTACATAAAAAGAAAAAACTCCCTTACGCAATATGGCATGGGAGAAGGACTGATCGGACAGGTGGCAGTTGAAAAAGAAAGAATTATTCTGAGCAACGTGCCGAAAGATTACATTAAAATCAATTCCGGACTTGGGGACGCAGGACCCAAAGACGTCATCATACTTCCCGTTCTTTTTGAAGGAAGGCTTAAAGCGGTTATTGAACTGGCATCTCTTGATACCTTCAGCCAGATCCACTTGGATTTCTTAGAAGGGCTGACAGAGAGTATCGGAATCGTTATTAATACCATCGAATCCAACTCCAGAACCGAGGAACTGCTGGTGCAGTCACAGTCTCTTGCCAGCGAGCTGAAAAGCCAGCAGGAAGTGCTTAAGAACACCAACGAGGAACTCGAGGAAAAAGCCATACTGCTGGCCAACCAGAAAGAGGAAGTGGAACTTAAAAACCAGGAAGTCGAAGTGGCACGTAAAGCGCTGGAAGAAAAAGCTGACCAGCTGACACTGACCTCTAAATACAAATCGGAGTTCCTTGCCAATATGTCCCATGAGTTGAGAACGCCATTAAACAGTCTGCAGATTCTCGCCAATGAATTAATCGCCAACCGCGACGGGAACCTGTCAGAAAAACAGATCCAGTTTGCCAAAACGATCAATGCCTGCGGGGATGACCTTATCCAGCTGATCAATGATATCTTGGATCTTTCCAAGATTGAATCCGGGTATATCTCAGTGGACTACAATCCGATCCGTTTTGACGAGATCAGCCGCTTTGTGCAGTCCACCTTCAATCCTATCTCGCAGGCTAAACATCTTAATTTTGAAATCATCATGGATGAGAAACTGCCTGAAGTGATGGAGACCGATTCGCAGCGCCTGAACCAGATTTTAAAGAATCTATTATCCAATTCCTTTAAATTCACCGAAAAAGGCAGCGTGAAACTAAACATTTATAAAGCGGACCGCAGCTGGAAAACCAAAAGCAGCAGCCTTGAAAATGCAGAAGCCGTTGTGGCTTTTGAAATAACGGATACCGGGATTGGAATCTCTAAGGAAAAGCAGAACATCATCTTTGAGGCATTCCAGCAGGCAGAGGGATCCACAAGCCGTAAATATGGAGGTACGGGACTTGGTTTATCCATCAGCCGAGGACTGTCAGATCTTCTGGGAGGAAGCATCGAGCTGGAGAGCGATACCAATACAGGAAGCAAATTCACCCTGTTTCTTCCCCTTAAGTTTGTCCATATACCGGAAATAGAAGATATTACCGTCAATGAGGAAACCAATGTGATCCATGCAGGAAAAAGCCGCCTGAAATCGCTGCCGTCATCCAGTTTCAAAACACCGGATGCAGAGCTGTACTTCACCGACGAAATCGGTGATGACCGGACCGATATACAGCCTGGTGATAAAGTGGTGCTAATAGCTGAGGACAATGAAACATTTGCCAGAATCCTGCTTGAAAAATCCCGCGAACATAAAATCAAAGCGGTTGTTACAGCCAGAGGCAATGATGTGGTGGATTATATCCAGCACTTTCAGCCGCAAGCCGTTATGATGGACCTCAATATGCCGGATGCCAGCGGATGGAAAATACTCGACAGGCTGAAGACCGATTTCAACCTGCGCCATATTCCGGTATATATTATCTCTGGAGAAGACGAAAAAAACAAAGGACTGAAACGCGGCGCTAAAAACTTTCTGGTAAAACCCGTCACCAATGATGCGCTGGAATCCCTTTTTCAGGACATTGCAAAGGATAAAAGCGACAGGAAAAAGCAGCTGCTGATTGTAGATGACAATCCAGAGGAGCTGCAGCGCATTACAGCGGCACTGCAGGGAGAGGACCTTACCATATCCTCTGCCCTGACAGCAGAGCAGGCAGCCCAGCAGCTCAAGAAAAAATCATTTGACTGCATTATTCTGGATCTAAAGCTTCCTGATGCTGACGGGATGGATCTGATCAGCGATCTTGAAAACAACATCACCGGACAGCAGTCCGCCATAATTATACATTCGGCGGGAGACCCTGACAAGAAACAGCGCGGCAGGCTCAGCCGCTTCGCCCACAGCATTATTACAAAAAGCAGCTCTTCCATGGATGAGCTAGCAGACCAGACAGCGCTTTTCATGCACCGCGTGCACAAAAACCTGCCTGAGCAGATGAAACAGCGCATTGAAACCTTCTATTTGAAAGAAGACGTGCTTCCGGGCAAAAAAGTGCTCCTGGTAGATGACGATGTGCGTAACTTATTTGCCATGACCACAGCACTGGAGAGATTCGGTCTGGAGGTCATCAGCGCCGAAAGCGGCCATGAGGCTATTGAAATTCTAAACCAGGACAATGCAGCCGACATTGTGCTGATGGATATTATGATGCCGGAGCTCGACGGATACGAGACCATGAAAATCATCCGTAAGGACGGCCGCCACAAGGATCTGACCATTATCGCCGTTACAGCAAAAGCGATGAAGGGAGACAGACAGCGCTGCATCGAATCCGGTGCATCTGACTATATCACCAAACCTGTGAATGTTGAACAGCTTTCCTCTCTGATGAGAGCGTGGCTTAAATAA
- a CDS encoding response regulator → MRYRNVLLVDDDTDDAEIFGMALYAIDVKIKYSIQNNALDALKMLQTPKKTPDIIFLDYHMPYLDGTEFIKLLRKIKGLEKIPVVLYSGHSGSLVKDAAAKFKKVQFLKKQHSLKDLSALLQQILVPIPASR, encoded by the coding sequence ATGAGATACAGGAATGTTTTACTGGTGGATGATGATACCGATGATGCCGAAATCTTTGGCATGGCGCTCTATGCTATTGATGTTAAGATTAAATATTCAATCCAGAATAATGCGCTAGATGCCTTGAAAATGCTGCAGACTCCAAAGAAAACTCCCGACATAATTTTCTTGGATTATCATATGCCTTATCTGGACGGAACTGAATTTATTAAACTGCTCAGAAAAATAAAAGGACTTGAAAAAATCCCTGTTGTTCTGTACTCGGGACATTCGGGAAGCCTAGTTAAAGACGCGGCTGCAAAATTTAAAAAGGTCCAGTTTTTAAAAAAGCAGCATAGCCTGAAAGACCTTAGTGCTTTGCTGCAGCAGATACTTGTGCCGATTCCGGCATCCAGATAA
- a CDS encoding response regulator — translation MTYKNILQIDDDIDDCEFFMEALQAVSTAGYTAIQNPVEALRKLMHGEIKPDVIFLDLNMPIMSGFEFLIEIKKLEEIRSIPIIIFSTSQMEENKRKARNYGAQGYISKPSDFNELKKILTDYVT, via the coding sequence ATGACTTATAAAAATATACTGCAGATTGATGATGATATTGATGACTGCGAATTTTTTATGGAGGCTCTCCAGGCGGTGTCCACCGCAGGATATACTGCAATACAGAACCCTGTTGAAGCACTTCGTAAATTGATGCACGGGGAAATTAAACCGGATGTCATTTTTCTTGACCTTAATATGCCTATCATGTCCGGTTTTGAATTCTTAATTGAAATAAAAAAACTGGAGGAAATCAGAAGTATACCGATTATTATTTTCTCCACTTCGCAGATGGAAGAAAATAAAAGAAAGGCCAGAAATTACGGAGCGCAGGGATACATTTCCAAACCCAGCGATTTCAATGAGCTTAAAAAAATTTTAACCGATTACGTAACTTGA
- a CDS encoding response regulator, translating into MNRKIILLVDDDSDDAEFFKWAMVGTEETFAVKFVDSGDAALNLLSELDSLPDLILLDAGMPKMDGWELLKLIKLDKKFGKVPVIMMATSSRIQGIDAAHSLGAAAYIVKPSDFNQLKLIMQQLCVGVQTDLRTTLEDMRSNFSNTIYTFSQTQ; encoded by the coding sequence ATGAATAGAAAAATAATTTTACTGGTTGATGATGACAGTGACGATGCAGAGTTTTTTAAATGGGCAATGGTTGGGACGGAAGAAACTTTTGCGGTTAAGTTTGTGGACAGCGGCGATGCTGCACTGAACTTGCTTTCTGAATTGGACTCACTGCCGGATTTGATATTGCTAGATGCCGGAATGCCGAAAATGGATGGCTGGGAACTGTTGAAACTCATTAAGCTGGATAAGAAGTTTGGAAAGGTTCCCGTTATAATGATGGCAACTTCCTCACGAATCCAAGGTATAGATGCTGCCCATTCGCTTGGTGCTGCAGCTTATATTGTAAAGCCTTCTGACTTCAACCAATTAAAATTGATAATGCAGCAGCTCTGCGTTGGCGTTCAGACTGACCTGAGAACAACGCTGGAAGACATGCGTTCCAATTTTTCCAATACCATTTACACATTCAGTCAGACACAGTAA